The following is a genomic window from bacterium.
TGGCCGAACTCGACGTCCTGCCCCAGGAGCTGCTCGGCATCGTCCTGACCCACGAACACTCCGACCACATCCGCAGCGTGCGGACGATGGCCCGCCGCTGGGACATCCCCGTCTGGACGAACCGCGCCACCCGCGCCGCGGGCGCGCATCTTCTGGCGGATATCCCCCGCTTCCACGAGGTCGAAGTCGGCGTCCCGCTCCGCATCGGGCCGGTGAAGCTGGTCCCCTTCAGCACGCCGCACGACGCGGCCGACCCCTTCGGGCTGATTCTCGAAGCGGAGGACGGCTACCGCATCGGGCTGGCCACCGACATCGGCTTCGCGACCCGGCTCCTGCACGAAAAACTCATGGGGGTGAACGGCGTGGTGCTGGAATTCAACCACGACCTGGACATGCTGCAGGATGGGCCCTACCCCTGGCACGTAAAGCAGCGCATCCGCGGAAAGCTGGGCCATCTCAACAACGAGGACGCCGGCCTGCTCCTCGAGGAGATCGCCACCTCCGATCTCGAGTGGGTGGTCTGCGCCCACATCAGCGAGGAGAACAACGCGGGAGGCTTCATCCGCGAGCGGGCGATGGGCGCCCTCCTTCAAAGGGCCGAGGCGCACAAAAACGGCCCGGCGGCGCTCCATCTCGCCTCGCAGCACGCGCCCTCCCCCCTTTTCGGCGCAGGCACCGCGCTTCGGGAGGATGCCCGTTGATACCGCGCTACACCCGGCCCGAGATGGCCAAAATCTGGGAAGAGCGGGAGAAGATCCAGCGGATGCTGGATGTGGAGATCGCCGTCTGCGAGGTTCAGGCCGAGCGCGGGGAGATCCCGGCCGAGGCCCTCGCCGAGATCAAGAAAAAGGCGGCCTTCGACCCCGCGCGCATCCGCGAGATCGAAAAAACCACGAAGCACGA
Proteins encoded in this region:
- a CDS encoding MBL fold metallo-hydrolase; this translates as MEIALLASGSKGNATLVREGGACFLVDAGISARRIEKHLAELDVLPQELLGIVLTHEHSDHIRSVRTMARRWDIPVWTNRATRAAGAHLLADIPRFHEVEVGVPLRIGPVKLVPFSTPHDAADPFGLILEAEDGYRIGLATDIGFATRLLHEKLMGVNGVVLEFNHDLDMLQDGPYPWHVKQRIRGKLGHLNNEDAGLLLEEIATSDLEWVVCAHISEENNAGGFIRERAMGALLQRAEAHKNGPAALHLASQHAPSPLFGAGTALREDAR